The genomic region GATGATGAGAACAATCCAGCCAAGCATCACATTCCCTCGTTTGACTCCGTAGTATCCCAGTGCAATCATCAGGACCGGAATCAGATACCCCATTAAGTGTCCAAGAAGAGGAGTTAACTTTCCGAAAAGGAGTAGTGCACCCAGCGCAATCAATACAATTGCCCAGCCATTTCCCTTATTCAATCTCATAATTGTTGTTCACCGCCCTTTCCATTCGTTCATTTTAATGTGTTGAGTCATTTGTTCGTTTGTTTCGTGTTTTTTTGTTTCCGTGTTTCTTGTTTAACCTTATGTCCTTATTCTAGGGGATTCCGCGACTTTTCAAAACAGACCGTGGACGGTTTTTCATCCTAGACTCAGGTCGGGGATCTAGTTGGACCTTTGACTGTCCCTGTATAAGACCAACGTTCCTTCTAAGCTGAATAGTACTCCGGATACCTTCTATTACCCGTATTCAGGCTCCGCTTCACTCGATATGGCACGTGAACGAGAATGAGATCCATGTCTCTATTTACGTTCACTCTTCACTTTCGTTTCCCCTCATTCCCTCCAGTTCCAATTTCCTTTACCTCAAAAATAAAATTACTTTTTTATCCAAATAAACAAAATTTAGATTGTTCTATATGTAAGCGTTTACTAAAATAGAAAGTGTTACTATTTCTAATGTCAGGAGTGGAACTGAAACTGTGCGACCCATCAGCTATCTCCATAAAATGATCATCTTCGGAATCCTGTTAAGCACCCTGCCCATTTTGTTAACGGGAATTGCCGCATTTATCTATTCATCGAACCAAACTGAATTGCATCGTACACAAGCCAACAGGCAGTTGCTGGAACAAATGCAATCCAACGTAGAGCACAAACTCGCTACAGTCAGTTATATGCTTGATCAGGCTCTTCGATCTCCAGTAACCCTCCGCTCCCTGTCTGCTTCATCCTCAAGTCAAGAGAACGGCCCGTTACTTGCCGACAAGCTGCAGAGCGAGTTTCAACATATGAGGTCGTGGGAACCTTTGCTGGATATTACCCTGGTGAATCAATCTCAGAATTGGCTTATTGACCATGCTGGATTATATCGTAATACCGATTTTCCATTGGCACTTCCCATGAAGGATTTGATATCGGATACGCTAACTTCCGGATGGCAGCTCTCCCCTTCATCGGTGTTTAGTAATGATGAGCGTACGCCCGGAACAGGTTGTATTTATCATATTGCCCTTGCGAGGTCTATTCCGAATCTGAATACGTCCTCTGATGCTGCCTTGATTGCCGGAATTCCTGCATGCTCTTTGCAAAATACGTTAGGAGAAGCCTCCATAGACAACACTGCCTCAGGACTGATCATTTTAAATCGGGAACAACGTATCTTGGTGCATCCCGATCCTGTATACATTGGACAACCGTTGTCTGCAATTGGATTAGCGGATCGGGATACGGGGGACAACATAAGCAAACTAACATCCATCCCATTTTCAACGGGCTTTGAAGAACGGGAAGTCAAGATCGCGGGTACGCATTATTCCCTGACCTATAGCCCTTCTACCTTAAAAGGATGGACTTATGTTCTAATTTCACCTACCAACATTCTGACACAAGAATATATCGAGATCGGATTACACACCTTGTATATCAGTATCTTCTTGCTTTTACTTTCATTACTGCTCGCATGGCTCGGCTCCAAACGAATGCATATTCCAATCCGTAAACTTTTAACCCAACTTGGTGACAACCGCCTGTCCAAAGAGAGCATCACTTTCGCTCAGCAATCACCACAGCTGCATGATGAATTCGAACAGATCAGAGCAGGTGTCTCACAATTATCTGCCTCTCGCTCCCAACTGGAGAACACGCTAAATATGCATCTGTTACAGATTCGCACTCATTTTATGATAAATCTATTCCAGGGTAAGAGCCCTGTTCATACTCTTCCTGATACTCTGAATGAATATGGCTATACGCGTCAGGTTCGTGAATGGCAACAAATTGCTGTTATTACACTTCAGGCCGATCTCGTTAATCATACAAAGTATTCAGCTAATGATCGTGACCTCTTATTATTCGCTATTCAAAATATATTGGAGGAAACGGTTGTGCATAACCAACAACTGCTTCCTATTGTACTGGAACATACGGTAGTCACGGTGATTGGGACTGTTGAAAAGGATCACTCTGTTTTTTCACAGCACCTATATGTATTAACAGAACAGTTACAACAGCAGATTGATGAGATTCTAGCTCTTCAGGTCAGTATAGGCTTCAGCCAACCGCACAGCTCCCTATATCACATCCCTCAGGCTTACACAGAAGCCATGGAAGCATTAAAGCATCGGATGAAGCTGGGGACAGGTATTATCTTTCAATATGAGAACATCGATCATTACGCTCCCACTTGGTCTATGACCTACCCGGAATCTTTGGAATATACGTTGATCCAAGCGATTCAAAGTGCGGACGAAGTCCAAGCTTATGCTCTTCTGCATCAGGCCCTGGAAGTGATCTTTGGTATGGAGTGTACACCAGAGGAATATCAGGTGGCCCTTACGAGGCTGCTAACGCATATTTTGCAAATGACTCAGGAATCCGGTATACGACTCGGACAGATCTCCCAAAGCCATGGATCGATGTTTCATGAACTTCATGGTTTGCAGTACGCGTCTGAAGTAGAGGATTGGTTTAATCATCAAGTCATCTTGCCTATCATTCAGATTTTTAAGGGGAGACAGTATGCCCAGTACCAACATATATCCGAGAAGATGATTGCCATGATTCATCAAGATTATGATAAGGATCTGACGCTCGAGGAATGTGCTATGAAGCTTCACTACAATGCCAACTACTTAAGTAGTGTTTTTCGCAAAGAGACAGGCTGTGCATTTAGTGAATATCTAACCAAGTACCGATTTAACATCGCTAAAAAATGGCTGGACGAAAGTGATTTAACGGTAAAAGATATCGCAGCCCGACTTCGGTACAACAATCCGCAAAATTTCATCCGATCATTTCGTAAATGGGAAGGTATCACCCCCGGCCAGTACCGGGAACGTAAGCAGAAAGCAGAAGTGTCGAACAGAAAGTAGACTGTGTATTTCGTGGTTTCATATTTCGTTTTCTGTTGTCTCGAATTTGAATCTAGCGTTGGTTTTATCTCATGGGCAGTTCCTTGATTCAGCTCTACAGCTCCAAGTAGTCGACTGTTTGGTTCAATGCGCTCGAAGCCTTGGATTTATAAAAAAGAAGGAGCAATTATCCTGCTCCCTCTTTTTTTATAAATTTAACTTTAACTACATATACTTCACACGTGGATTTCTTGTATGACAGACAGTGTGATGCTTCCTAGCGCCATTTTAGATGTTAGACAACCTTGTCCGTCTCGATTCCTGATCCCTAGAGCACGTAACAAGCTTATACAATTTATCGCTTATCCTTAGTAATGACTGTTTTCATATTTGGCTGTTCCAGTTGAATCAAAATTTTACCGAACCTTGCTCCCCGCGAGAAAGCCACCATACTACCCTTGTATGTATCTCGGATGTACTTCTCAGCCAGTCTGAGGGAATCCTCATCTGTTGGTAACTCATACGTATTAAGCCATTCTGGCAGCTTCTCAATAACCTCTTTCACCGGTACTTCAAATGAGTTAACTTCTCTCGTAATGATCATGGTGTATGAATAACCCTTCAAATACAGCAACTGTTGAATATATCCCATATCACCGGCCTTATATGAAGAAGTTACACCCAGTACATCCTTAAGTTCATCCATTAGTGTGTGTTCCCTCTGTCCCGCCATAGTGCTTATATACACATACTTCCGGGCACAGTTGATCGCCATCTCAATCGTTTCCCAATCCGACATCGCCGGGCACATGGATGCAAATGCAAAGTCATATTTCTTCTCCCAGCCTTTATCCTGAATAGAGATTTCCTCATATCGTTCTTTTACGATATCGATTTTGGATTCCAGAGCTGAAGGTATTGTTTCTTTCATAAGGGAGACTAGTAACTCAGAAGGTTCCACAGCGGTCACACTTGCTCCTTTTTCTGCAAAAGGAATGGTGAATATACCTGAAGCGGCTCCAATGTCTAAAATGGATAACCCTGCGAACTCCACCCCCTGGTTCTCAATCCAGCCCATAATACGCTCAGACCGCTGTTTTCCTTCTTCAGTAAACGACTGTGCGTGATAGTCTCTGGCCCACCGCTCAAAAGCTTCTTCTGTATTAAATGGTGCGCTTTTCTTCTTATATTTTGAACTTCTCGGACGATTCTTCCATGCCTCTTCCCACACAGAAAGGTTAAATAACAGATCGGTATCCGATAGATTTTTTCCATTAGTCACTCTGCTTCACTCCTTTATATTAAAGACTTCACTTATCTACAATATACTGAATAAAATCATACGTCAATCTTTATTAAGTCCAACTTTCCTTACCTATGCAAAAATCATTTCTTAATAAAATAAAAATAGTCCTACAAATTGCTTGCGCAATCTGTAGGACTATTCAATATACCGGCGAGAGGACTCGAACCTCCACGGTTTCCCACTCGATTTTGAGTCGAGCGCGTCTGCCATTCCGCCACGCCGGCATATACTGGAGGCGCCACCCAGATTCGAACTGGGGATAAAGCTTTTGCAGAGCTGTGCCTTACCACTTGGCTATGGCGCCATATTTTGGAGCGGAAGACGGGAATCGAACCCGCGACCCTCGCCTTGGCAAGGCGATGCTCTACCGCTGAGCCACTTCCGCATAATGGCTGGGGATATAGGATTTGAACCTATGCATGACGGAGTCAAAGTCCGTTGCCTTACCGCTTGGCTAATCCCCATTAAAAATTGAAAAAACAAAGGGGCGATCGAGGGGAATTGAACCCCCGAATGCCGGATCCACAAACCGGTGCGTTAACCACTTCGCCACGATCGCCACAAAAGGTTAATTTTCTAGAAAGTTAATTGGCAGGGGCAGCAGGAATTGAACCCACACCAACGGTTTTGGAGACCGTTGTTCTACCTTTAAACTATGCCCCTAAAAACTGGTGGAGGATGATGGATTCGAACCACCGAACCCGTACGGGAGCAGATTTACAGTCTGATGCGTTTGGCCACTTCGCTAATCCTCCAGGATTACATGGTGCCGGCGAGAGGACTTGAACCCCCAACCTACTGATTACAAGTCAGTTGCTCTACCAGTTGAGCTACACCGGCATATTAAATTATTTTAAAAATGGTGGCTCGGGACGGAATCGAACCGCCGACACGAGGATTTTCAGTCCTCTGCTCTACCGACTGAGCTACCGAGCCATAATAAAGTCTAATCTCATTTCCTTACACTTTATATAGGGCATCAGTGCCATACAGCAGATGTAGTGAACAGTTTGCCTCATGTAAAGATTAAATGGCGGAACCGACGGGATTCGAACCCGCGATCTCCTGCGTGACAGGCAGGCATGTTAGGCCAACTACACCACGGTTCCAGATCACTTTCTCAATGGAAAGTATAATTGCGGGGGCAGGATTTGAACCTGCGGCCTTCGGGTTATGAGCCCGACGAGCTACCGGGCTGCTCCACCCCGCGTCGTTATAAAGGTTAAATGGTGGAGGCTGAGGGGATCGAACCCCCGACCCTCTGCTTGTAAGGCAGATGCTCTCCCAGCTGAGCTAAGCCTCCGAACAACACATTTATGATCATACCATAATCTTGTTGTAAAAATCAACTTCTTTTTTTGAAGTTATTATGACCCGTAGGGGATTCGAACCCCTGTTACCTCCGTGAAAGGGAGGTGTCTTAACCCCTTGACCAACGGGCCTTAATATTATGGCGGAGAGAGAGGGATTCGAACCCTCGAGACGCTTGTGACGCCTACACGATTTCCAATCGTGCTCCTTCGGCCAGCTCGGACACCTCTCCATATGGCTCCCCGAACAGGGCTCGAACCTGTGACAACTCGATTAACAGTCGAGTGCTCTACCAACTGAGCTATCAGGGAATATGCTTCAGAGATCGTTCTCTGAAAACTAGATTCGAAACGAAACACGCGAATTATTACTTGCATATTGGATAAGCCCTCGACCGATTAGTACTGGTCAGCTCCATGCATTGCTGCACTTCCACCCCCAGCCTATCTACCTCGTCGTCTTCAAGGGGTCTTACATACTGGGAAATCTCATCTTGAGGGGGGCTTCACGCTTAGATGCTTTCAGCGTTTATCCCGTCCGTACATAGCTACCCAGCGGTGCTCCTGGCGGAACAACTGGTACACCAGCGGTACGTCCATCCCGGTCCTCTCGTACTAAGGACAGCTCCTCTCAAATTTCCTACGCCCACGACAGATAGGGACCGAACTGTCTCACGACGTTCTGAACCCAGCTCGCGTACCGCTTTAATGGGCGAACAGCCCAACCCTTGGGACCTACTTCAGCCCCAGGATGCGATGAGCCGACATCGAGGTGCCAAACCTCCCCGTCGATGTGGACTCTTGGGGGAGATAAGCCTGTTATCCCCAGGGTAGCTTTTATCCGTTGAGCGATGGCCCTTCCATGCGGTACCACCGGATCACTAAGCCCGACTTTCGTCCCTGCTCGACTTGTAGGTCTCGCAGTCAAGCTCCCTTATGCCTTTGCACTCTTCGAATGATTTCCAACCATTCTGAGGGAACCTTTGGGCGCCTCCGTTACTCTTTAGGAGGCGACCGCCCCAGTCAAACTGCCCACCTGACACTGTCCCCGCACCGGATTACGGTACCAGGTTAGAACCTAGATACGATCAGGGTGGTATCCCAACGTTGCCTCCACGCAAGCTGGCGCTCACGTTTCAAAGGCTCCCACCTATCCTGTACAGATCGTACCCAAATTCAATATCAAGCTGCAGTAAAGCTCCATGGGGTCTTTCCGTCTTGTCGCGGGTAACCTGCATCTTCACAGGTATTAAAATTTCACCGGATCTCTCGTTGAGACAGCGCCCAAGTCGTTACGCCATTCGTGCGGGTCAGAATTTACCTGACAAGGAATTTCGCTACCTTAGGACCGTTATAGTTACGGCCGCCGTTTACTGGGGCTTCGGTTCACAGCTTCGGATTGCTCCTAACCACTCCCCTTAACCTTCCAGCACCGGGCAGGCGTCAGCCCGTATACTTCGCCTTACGGCTTCGCACAGACCTGTGTTTTTGCTAAACAGTCGCTTGGGCCTTTTCACTGCGGCCCCCTCGTGCTATTCACACTACCGGGGCACCCCTTCTCCCGAAGTTACGGGGTCATTTTGCCGAGTTCCTTAACGAGAGTTCTTCCGCGCGCCTTAGAATACTCTTCTCGCCTACCTGTGTCGGTTTGCGGTACGGGCACCATCACCTGGCTAGAGGCTTTTCTTGGCAGTGTGAGATCATGACCTTCGCTACTGTAATTTTCACTCCCCATCACAGCTCAGCCTTACAATGTGCGGATTTGCCTACACATCAGCCTTACTGCTTAGACGGACATCCATCAGTCCGCGTCACTACCCTACTGCGTCCCCCCATTGCTCATAACGGCTTACGGTGGTACAGGAATTTCGACCTGTTGTCCTTCGACTACGCCTTTCGGCCTCGCCTTAGGTCCCGACTTACCCTGAGCGGACGAGCCTTCCTCAGGAACCCTTAGGCTTTCGGCGGATCAGATTCTCACTGATCTTTTCGTTACTCATACCGGCATTCTCACTTGTATAATGTCCAGCGCTCCTTACGGTACACCTTCAACCCTTATACAACGCTCCCCTACCCCTGATGCAAAGCATCAAGCCATAGCTTCGGTGGTGTGTTTAGCCCCGTTACATTTTCGGCGCAGAGTCACTCGACCAGTGAGCTATTACGCACTCTTTCAATGGTGGCTGCTTCTAAGCCAACATCCTGGTTGTCTGTGCAACTCCACATCCTTTCCCACTTAACACACACTTGGGGACCTTAGCTGATGGTCTGGGCTGTTTCCCTTTTGACAATGGATCTTAGCACTCACTGTCTGACTCCCGGAAGTAAGTCTATGGCATTCGGAGTTTGACTGAGCTTGGTAACCCTTGCGGGCCCCGCACCCAATCAGTGCTCTACCTCCACGACTCTGTTTTCCGAGGCTAGCCCTAAAGCTATTTCGGGGAGAACCAGCTATCTCCGAGTTCGATTGGAATTTCTCCGCTACCCCCACCTCATCCCCGCATTTTTCAACATGCGTGGGTTCGGGCCTCCAGTGCGTGTTACCGCACCTTCACCCTGGACAGGGGTAGATCACCCGGTTTCGGGTCTACGTCCACGTACTACATCGCCCTATTCAGACTCGCTTTCGCTGCGGCTCCGGCTCTTCACCTTAACCTTGCACGGGAACGTAACTCGCCGGTTCATTCTACAAAAGGCACGCCATCACCCCTAAAACGGGCTCTGACTTTTTGTAAGCACACGGTTTCAGGTTCTATTTCACTCCCCTTCCGGGGTGCTTTTCACCTTTCCCTCACGGTACTGCTTCACTATCGGTCGCTAGGAAGTATTTAGCCTTGGCAGATGGTCCTGCCGGATTCATACGGGGTTTCACGTGCCCCGCACTACTCGGGATCCGTCTCGGAGGGAACAGACTTTCAATTACAGGGCTTTTACCTTCTTTGGCGGGCCTTTCCAGACCTCTTCGCTTAATCGGTTCCTTTGTAACTCCATGTGAGACGTCCCACAACCCCAAAGAGCAAGCTCTCTGGTTTGGGCTTCTCCGCGTTCGCTCGCCGCTACTGACGGAATCACTATTGTTTTCTCTTCCTCAGGGTACTTAGATGTTTCAGTTCCCCTGGTATGCCTCTACATAACCTATGTATTCAGTTATGAGTAACTGGAAATTACCCCAGCTGGGTTTCCCCATTCGGACACCCCCGGATCAAAGCTTGCTTACAGCTCCCCGAGGCAGTTTCGTTGTTCGCCACGTCCTTCATCGGCTCCTAGCGCCTAGGCATCCTCCGTGTGCTCTTAGTAGCTTAACCATATCGCTCGTGTTCGAGCTGTCACTCCGCTTGTTTTGCTTGCGCAAATCCAAAAGTCGTTCCATTTCGATCACTCGCTCATGCAATCTACCTTATAAAAACACTTCACTTGTTTACACAAGATCAGCTTAAAGGAATGTTCTAATTCGCGTTTGTTTCGTTTCGATATCTAGTTTTCAAAGAACAAGCTCCATGCAAAAGCAAGCTGTTTGAGAGTTTGAGCTCTCAAAACTGAGCAACGAGTGAGTGTTTTGCAGCTAAGCTGCATATTTGAATGTTTCCACGCGGGAAACGATTCTCCATAGAAAGGAGGTGATCCAGCCGCACCTTCCGATACGGCTACCTTGTTACGACTTCACCCCAATCATCTATCCCACCTTCGGCGGCTGGCTCCTTGCGGTTACCCCACCGACTTCGGGTGTTATAAACTCTCGTGGTGTGACGGGCGGTGTGTACAAGACCCGGGAACGTATTCACCGCGGCATGCTGATCCGCGATTACTAGCAATTCCGACTTCATGCAGGCGAGTTGCAGCCTGCAATCCGAACTGAGACCGGCTTTGTTGGGATTGGCTCCATCTCGCGATTTCGCAGCCCGTTGTACCGGCCATTGTAGTACGTGTGTAGCCCAGGTCATAAGGGGCATGATGATTTGACGTCATCCCCACCTTCCTCCGGTTTGTCACCGGCAGTCTATCTAGAGTGCCCATCCGAAATGCTGGCAACTAAATATAAGGGTTGCGCTCGTTGCGGGACTTAACCCAACATCTCACGACACGAGCTGACGACAACCATGCACCACCTGTCTAGCATGTCCCGAAGGAAAGGACTATCTCTAGCCCGGTCATGCTGATGTCAAGACCTGGTAAGGTTCTTCGCGTTGCTTCGAATTAAACCACATACTCCACTGCTTGTGCGGGTCCCCGTCAATTCCTTTGAGTTTCAGTCTTGCGACCGTACTCCCCAGGCGGAGTGCTTAATGTGTTAACTTCGGCACCAAGGGTATCGAAACCCCTAACACCTAGCACTCATCGTTTACGGCGTGGACTACCAGGGTATCTAATCCTGTTTGCTCCCCACGCTTTCGCGCCTCAGCGTCAGTTACAGCCCAGAGAGTCGCCTTCGCCACTGGTGTTCCTCCACATATCTACGCATTTCACCGCTACACGTGGAATTCCACTCTCCTCTTCTGCACTCAAGTCACCCAGTTTCCAGTGCGATCCGGGGTTGAGCCCCGGGATTAAACACCAGACTTAAATGACCGCCTGCGCGCGCTTTACGCCCAATAATTCCGGACAACGCTTGCCCCCTACGTATTACCGCGGCTGCTGGCACGTAGTTAGCCGGGGCTTTCTTCTCAGGTACCGTCACCTTGAGAGCAGTTACTCTCCCAAGCGTTCTTCCCTGGCAACAGAGCTTTACGATCCGAAAACCTTCATCACTCACGCGGCATTGCTCCGTCAGGCTTTCGCCCATTGCGGAAGATTCCCTACTGCTGCCTCCCGTAGGAGTCTGGGCCGTGTCTCAGTCCCAGTGTGGCCGATCACCCTCTCAGGTCGGCTACGCATCGTCGCCTTGGTGAGCCGTTACCTCACCAACTAGCTAATGCGCCGCAGGCCCATCCCCAAGTGACAGATTGCTCCGTCTTTCCAGTTCTCTTCAGGCGAAGAAAACAACTATTCGGTATTAGCTACCGTTTCCGGTAGTTGTCCCAAACTTGAGGGCAGGTTGCCTACGTGTTACTCACCCGTCCGCCGCTAACCATCAGAGAAGCAAGCTTCTCTTCAAGTCCGCTCGACTTGCATGTATTAGGCATGCCGCCAGCGTTCGTCCTGAGCCAGGATCAAACTCTCCAATAAAGTATTGAAAAGAGCGATAAGCTCATTTTGAATCTGACGAGATTAAAAATCTCATTTATGCTTCGAAATCATACAGTCCGAAGACTTGTACCCATTTCTCAGCGTCGATCTTGCAAGCAAGATCGTTACTCACTCGTTGTTCAGTTTTCAAAGATCAAACACGATTTGTTTTACTCTTTTTCGTCTCAACCAAGTTTCGGCGGCGACTTAAATAATGTATCACATTTCGTTTGTTTTCGTCAAGAACTTTTTTTAATTTCTTTTTTTGAAGCTTTAGTTCTTCACTTTTCCTCTAAAGAATTTATCGTTTGTTGGCGATAAGCTCGTTTGAGGAACGAAATATAATGTATCATATATCACGAATGAGAGTCAACATTTTTTTATAAATTATTAAACAAACAAAAAAGGAAGGTTTCCCCTCCCTTTTGTGATCAATATAATGTCAGGCTCTCGGAGAAGATTATGCCTCAATCCAATACCGAATTTCCCGGCCCTCTCCTCCGATCGATGGCCATCCTGCAGATTCTTTTACAATAGAACGAAAGACCAGCTTGCGCAGAACCAATGGCAGATCTTCTCGAACAAACCTTAACTGCGGGTGATGAACCAGTTCATTCATGCTCCACGGCTCTTTGCGACTTCTTAACACACGTAGCAGCAACTCAGAGCATTCACTCATTTTGGACATTACGGAAAACTCACAGGCAAGCAGGACAAGCTCTACTCGCTGCTCCAGCGTCTCGGAGCTTACCGTAAGCTCTTGATATAGTTTCCACAAAGCGCGATCCAGATTCTGTACATGTGTCCAGACGGCATGATCCGGGTATATCCCCTGTTCAATCAATACAATTCTTGCCCAGTTCCCCAGAGCCTCTAATACATTATAGTAGGCATCTACAACATGCCCTTCCTGGATATGGCGCTTAGCCTCCACATACATTCTCAAGAAACTGGTGAATTCATGAAGCAGCTTCTGCTCACGTAATTCTGCCCCAAAGGCAGACAGTTCTTCTCGTAAATCACTTAAGGCGCTGTCTGCTTCCCAGATAATCTCACCTTCAATTAGACACTGGGTGAGATTATGATGATTCCCGGTAACGACACTACTCTGTAACTCATGACGGCTCGCATAGATCATTTGATAACGAAGATCACCATATCTATAATGTCCCACCGTCGACTTCAATTGGTCATCATTATGAACAACAAGTACTAATAATTCAAAATCTTGAACTAGGGAGCCGTGGAATCGCTCTCCCGGGTGGGAATAAGCGATAGCCCCAACTGCCCCCGTCTCTTCCGACTGTTCGGACAAAAAAGCAAGGTTCTTTAATTCCACGATTCCCTCCATACAT from Paenibacillus sp. FSL R5-0341 harbors:
- a CDS encoding nucleotidyltransferase-like protein translates to MELKNLAFLSEQSEETGAVGAIAYSHPGERFHGSLVQDFELLVLVVHNDDQLKSTVGHYRYGDLRYQMIYASRHELQSSVVTGNHHNLTQCLIEGEIIWEADSALSDLREELSAFGAELREQKLLHEFTSFLRMYVEAKRHIQEGHVVDAYYNVLEALGNWARIVLIEQGIYPDHAVWTHVQNLDRALWKLYQELTVSSETLEQRVELVLLACEFSVMSKMSECSELLLRVLRSRKEPWSMNELVHHPQLRFVREDLPLVLRKLVFRSIVKESAGWPSIGGEGREIRYWIEA
- a CDS encoding class I SAM-dependent methyltransferase, giving the protein MTNGKNLSDTDLLFNLSVWEEAWKNRPRSSKYKKKSAPFNTEEAFERWARDYHAQSFTEEGKQRSERIMGWIENQGVEFAGLSILDIGAASGIFTIPFAEKGASVTAVEPSELLVSLMKETIPSALESKIDIVKERYEEISIQDKGWEKKYDFAFASMCPAMSDWETIEMAINCARKYVYISTMAGQREHTLMDELKDVLGVTSSYKAGDMGYIQQLLYLKGYSYTMIITREVNSFEVPVKEVIEKLPEWLNTYELPTDEDSLRLAEKYIRDTYKGSMVAFSRGARFGKILIQLEQPNMKTVITKDKR
- a CDS encoding helix-turn-helix domain-containing protein, with translation MIIFGILLSTLPILLTGIAAFIYSSNQTELHRTQANRQLLEQMQSNVEHKLATVSYMLDQALRSPVTLRSLSASSSSQENGPLLADKLQSEFQHMRSWEPLLDITLVNQSQNWLIDHAGLYRNTDFPLALPMKDLISDTLTSGWQLSPSSVFSNDERTPGTGCIYHIALARSIPNLNTSSDAALIAGIPACSLQNTLGEASIDNTASGLIILNREQRILVHPDPVYIGQPLSAIGLADRDTGDNISKLTSIPFSTGFEEREVKIAGTHYSLTYSPSTLKGWTYVLISPTNILTQEYIEIGLHTLYISIFLLLLSLLLAWLGSKRMHIPIRKLLTQLGDNRLSKESITFAQQSPQLHDEFEQIRAGVSQLSASRSQLENTLNMHLLQIRTHFMINLFQGKSPVHTLPDTLNEYGYTRQVREWQQIAVITLQADLVNHTKYSANDRDLLLFAIQNILEETVVHNQQLLPIVLEHTVVTVIGTVEKDHSVFSQHLYVLTEQLQQQIDEILALQVSIGFSQPHSSLYHIPQAYTEAMEALKHRMKLGTGIIFQYENIDHYAPTWSMTYPESLEYTLIQAIQSADEVQAYALLHQALEVIFGMECTPEEYQVALTRLLTHILQMTQESGIRLGQISQSHGSMFHELHGLQYASEVEDWFNHQVILPIIQIFKGRQYAQYQHISEKMIAMIHQDYDKDLTLEECAMKLHYNANYLSSVFRKETGCAFSEYLTKYRFNIAKKWLDESDLTVKDIAARLRYNNPQNFIRSFRKWEGITPGQYRERKQKAEVSNRK